Proteins encoded in a region of the Paenibacillus pedocola genome:
- the hflX gene encoding GTPase HflX — MEATQQQAIIVGVQLQNETNFAYSMEELRNLAAACNIRVIGELSQKASRVNPSHYLGTGKIQELAAMIEDEDTVIIFNDELTPSQIRNLESSLDRQVIDRTILILNIFAERAKTREAQLQVEVAQLQYMLPRLTGMRESLGRQGGGSGLKNRGAGETKLELDRRRIEERITALQAELQNQVERRQIQRRQRRKNEVPVICLVGYTNAGKSSLLNAMVEEYHPGSGKQVFAKDMLFATLETSVRSIKLPDHKTFLLTDTVGFVSQLPHHLVKAFRSTLEEVTEADLLVHVVDASDPQHEQHMEVTAETLKALGAEDIPTVYAYNKADLTGRPYPVVEGDSVTLSARQGSGIAELTGLIRGHVFNDYIQCEILIPYDRGSIVSYFNEHAHVQEVSYEEDGTKLLLECRAADYERFRGDFRELSH, encoded by the coding sequence ATGGAAGCCACACAGCAACAGGCCATAATCGTTGGTGTTCAACTGCAAAACGAGACGAATTTCGCATACTCGATGGAGGAGCTCCGCAATCTGGCTGCCGCCTGCAATATCAGGGTCATCGGTGAGCTAAGCCAGAAGGCCAGCCGGGTTAACCCTTCTCACTATCTGGGTACCGGTAAAATTCAGGAGCTGGCAGCAATGATAGAAGATGAGGACACAGTGATTATCTTTAATGATGAGCTGACTCCTTCGCAGATCCGTAATCTGGAGTCGTCCCTGGACCGTCAGGTCATTGACCGGACGATTCTGATTCTGAATATTTTTGCAGAACGGGCCAAAACCAGGGAAGCACAGCTGCAGGTTGAAGTCGCCCAGCTGCAGTATATGCTCCCCCGCCTCACCGGAATGCGCGAATCGCTCGGCCGGCAGGGCGGCGGGTCGGGCCTCAAGAACAGGGGGGCCGGTGAAACGAAGCTGGAGCTGGACCGCAGAAGAATCGAGGAACGGATTACCGCACTGCAGGCCGAACTGCAGAACCAGGTCGAACGGCGCCAGATTCAGCGCAGGCAGCGGCGCAAGAATGAAGTGCCGGTAATCTGTCTGGTCGGATATACCAATGCCGGCAAGTCCAGCTTGTTGAATGCCATGGTAGAGGAATATCATCCCGGCTCGGGCAAGCAGGTATTTGCTAAGGATATGCTGTTCGCCACATTGGAGACGTCGGTCCGCAGCATTAAGCTTCCGGATCACAAAACCTTCCTGTTAACCGATACGGTAGGTTTCGTCAGCCAGCTGCCCCATCACCTCGTCAAGGCCTTCCGCTCTACACTGGAGGAAGTGACCGAGGCGGATCTGCTGGTCCATGTCGTCGACGCTTCCGATCCGCAGCATGAACAGCATATGGAGGTAACGGCCGAGACGCTCAAAGCACTGGGAGCAGAGGACATTCCCACGGTGTATGCCTACAATAAAGCCGATTTGACCGGCCGGCCTTATCCTGTTGTGGAAGGAGATTCCGTCACCCTCTCCGCCAGACAGGGCAGCGGAATCGCCGAGCTTACCGGACTGATCCGCGGACATGTCTTTAATGACTACATTCAGTGTGAAATTCTGATCCCGTATGACCGTGGCAGCATCGTTTCCTATTTCAATGAACATGCCCACGTCCAGGAGGTCAGCTATGAAGAGGATGGAACAAAGCTCCTCCTGGAATGCAGAGCCGCTGACTATGAGCGGTTCCGCGGTGATTTCAGAGAGCTTTCGCATTGA
- a CDS encoding DEAD/DEAH box helicase: MSKYMRNITVQLALTKYGDALIYAVDDRDDYVPGVQLKQKLFAWHEESFYGTELTLQNADGVELVVLPAEQVVPFFADLRLLRHVGWSWQGDAALLTELAPAVSRLLAEKQYVPSFAAYREGQLQWNWDDKALQLLAEGNDKLGAALRGLAERRGLAEGLGAAFSAAVFQRYYGTEAEAGDLRSEFPLLFSSSGAAALGMDAESWLMSIGWKADTAPFRPALQLLEPDADTSYWRLQLLLQDKRDESALVPLRLTGDGEPHGLWPASWTVHVQERAAGWLSRLRESLPGGHIGHGDDVLGEPLSDALAWRFLTQDSRLLLEAGWQVLLPAWWEAASRRKPRLRAKISSGEGSRGGGRSLFGLDALVDFDWRISIGDADLTEAEFAELVARGERLVQFRGKWIPLDPALLAQIQRAMAGMDKSKGLSFQDVLQLHLLGSGEEELSAEAAAEQAEEQAARFRLEVELNEHLVQLIGQLGQRDQWPKPAVPAALQAELRSYQHEGYAWLAFLRRFGLGAVLADDMGLGKTVQLISYLLHLKELAADPAGGQPQTDPPGWPALIICPTSVLGNWQKELQRFAPSLNVMLHYGSRRLNAGYFYGAASQADVVLTSYATAALDQELLQQFTWAAVCLDEAQNIKNAGTKQSAAVRSFPALHRIALTGTPIENRLSELWSIYDFITPGYLGSAKSFQDRFANAIEKERNPERTADLQRLVKPFMLRRKKKDPHIQLDLPDKNEMKTYVNLTAEQAALYDQHVTGLLEKMNKLEGIERKGAILAALTSLKQLCDHPVLLTKEALPDPAAEGGPGTASLIERSAKLERLLAMVRELREENERCLIFTQYVGMGRMLQSVLQQELKEPVLYLNGSTSKQARDRMIEQFQAPSPPDGSPASADQPNVFILSLKAGGVGLNLTAANHVFHFDRWWNPAVENQATDRAYRMGQTKDVQVHKFISLGTLEERIDEMLESKQQLSDDVISGSENWITELSTDALKDLFTLRREWVS, from the coding sequence ATGAGCAAGTATATGCGCAATATTACCGTCCAGCTCGCCCTGACCAAGTACGGGGATGCCCTGATCTATGCCGTCGACGACAGGGACGACTATGTTCCCGGTGTTCAGCTGAAGCAGAAGCTGTTTGCCTGGCATGAAGAGTCTTTTTATGGAACGGAGCTGACCCTGCAAAACGCGGATGGCGTGGAGCTGGTAGTCCTGCCTGCCGAACAGGTAGTCCCGTTCTTCGCGGATCTCCGGCTGCTCCGGCATGTGGGCTGGAGCTGGCAGGGCGATGCCGCCCTGCTGACCGAGCTGGCTCCGGCCGTCTCCAGGCTGCTGGCAGAGAAGCAGTATGTGCCAAGCTTCGCCGCTTACCGCGAAGGCCAGCTCCAGTGGAACTGGGACGACAAGGCCCTCCAGCTGCTGGCCGAAGGGAACGACAAGCTTGGAGCCGCGCTGCGCGGGCTCGCCGAACGGCGCGGACTGGCCGAGGGGCTGGGCGCCGCCTTCTCAGCGGCGGTGTTCCAGCGCTACTACGGCACGGAAGCCGAAGCCGGCGACCTGCGCAGCGAATTCCCGCTGCTGTTCAGCAGCAGCGGAGCGGCAGCTCTAGGCATGGACGCCGAGAGCTGGCTGATGTCTATCGGCTGGAAAGCCGACACCGCGCCGTTCCGGCCGGCGCTGCAGCTGCTGGAGCCGGACGCGGACACGTCCTACTGGCGGCTCCAGCTGCTCTTGCAGGACAAGCGCGATGAATCCGCGCTTGTGCCGCTGCGGCTCACCGGGGACGGCGAGCCGCACGGCCTGTGGCCCGCATCTTGGACGGTCCACGTCCAAGAGCGGGCGGCCGGGTGGCTCTCGCGGCTGCGTGAGAGCCTGCCCGGCGGGCACATCGGCCACGGGGACGATGTGCTCGGGGAACCGCTCAGCGACGCGCTCGCGTGGCGGTTCCTGACGCAGGACAGCCGGCTGCTGCTGGAAGCCGGCTGGCAAGTGCTGCTGCCGGCGTGGTGGGAGGCCGCCAGCCGCCGGAAACCGCGCCTGCGCGCCAAGATCAGCTCCGGCGAGGGCAGCCGCGGCGGCGGCAGGTCGCTGTTCGGGCTGGATGCGCTGGTCGATTTCGACTGGCGCATCTCGATCGGCGACGCCGACCTCACAGAGGCGGAGTTCGCCGAGCTGGTCGCCCGGGGCGAACGGCTCGTGCAGTTCCGGGGCAAGTGGATTCCGCTTGACCCCGCTCTGCTGGCCCAGATTCAGCGGGCCATGGCCGGGATGGACAAGTCCAAGGGCTTGTCCTTCCAGGACGTGCTGCAGCTGCATCTGCTCGGCAGCGGCGAAGAGGAATTAAGCGCGGAAGCCGCAGCGGAGCAGGCTGAGGAGCAGGCGGCCCGCTTCCGGCTGGAGGTGGAGCTGAACGAGCATCTGGTCCAGCTGATCGGCCAGCTTGGACAGCGTGACCAGTGGCCGAAGCCGGCTGTACCGGCCGCACTGCAGGCCGAGCTTCGCAGCTACCAGCATGAAGGCTATGCCTGGCTGGCCTTTCTCCGCCGCTTCGGCCTCGGGGCCGTCCTGGCCGATGACATGGGCCTCGGCAAAACCGTGCAGCTGATCTCCTATCTCCTGCACCTGAAAGAGCTGGCGGCTGACCCGGCGGGCGGCCAGCCGCAGACGGATCCTCCGGGCTGGCCGGCACTGATCATCTGCCCGACCTCCGTGCTCGGCAACTGGCAGAAGGAGCTGCAGCGCTTCGCACCGTCCCTGAACGTCATGCTGCACTATGGCAGCAGGCGGCTGAATGCCGGGTACTTCTACGGCGCAGCCTCGCAGGCCGATGTAGTCTTGACCTCCTATGCCACGGCAGCACTAGACCAGGAACTGCTCCAGCAGTTCACCTGGGCTGCAGTATGTCTGGATGAAGCGCAGAACATCAAGAATGCCGGAACGAAGCAGTCTGCGGCGGTACGCAGCTTCCCGGCCCTGCACCGGATTGCCCTGACAGGAACGCCGATTGAGAACCGGCTGTCGGAGCTATGGTCAATCTATGATTTTATTACACCGGGCTACCTGGGCAGCGCCAAGTCCTTCCAGGACCGGTTCGCGAATGCGATAGAGAAAGAACGGAATCCCGAGCGGACAGCGGATCTGCAGCGGCTCGTGAAGCCCTTCATGCTGCGCCGCAAAAAGAAAGATCCGCATATTCAGCTGGATCTTCCCGACAAAAATGAAATGAAGACCTATGTCAACCTGACCGCAGAGCAGGCGGCCCTTTATGACCAGCATGTAACCGGGCTGCTGGAGAAGATGAATAAGCTGGAAGGCATTGAACGCAAAGGGGCTATTCTCGCCGCGTTAACCAGCCTTAAGCAGCTTTGTGATCATCCCGTACTGCTGACGAAAGAGGCCTTGCCAGATCCGGCCGCGGAAGGCGGGCCGGGCACGGCCTCCCTGATTGAGCGTTCCGCGAAGCTGGAACGGCTGCTGGCGATGGTGCGGGAGCTGCGCGAAGAGAACGAACGCTGCCTGATCTTCACCCAGTATGTCGGCATGGGCCGGATGCTCCAGTCCGTGCTCCAGCAGGAGCTGAAGGAACCGGTGCTGTATCTGAACGGCAGCACCTCCAAGCAGGCCCGCGACCGCATGATTGAGCAGTTTCAGGCCCCTTCGCCTCCGGACGGGTCTCCGGCTTCAGCCGATCAGCCGAATGTATTCATCCTCTCACTGAAAGCGGGCGGAGTCGGCCTCAATCTGACCGCAGCTAACCATGTCTTCCATTTCGACCGCTGGTGGAATCCGGCTGTGGAGAATCAGGCCACGGACCGCGCCTACCGGATGGGCCAGACCAAGGATGTGCAGGTGCATAAATTCATCTCGCTTGGAACCCTGGAGGAACGCATTGACGAAATGCTGGAGAGCAAGCAGCAGCTCAGCGATGATGTCATCTCCGGCTCAGAGAACTGGATTACCGAGCTGTCCACGGATGCGCTGAAGGATCTATTCACCCTGCGCCGGGAATGGGTAAGCTGA
- a CDS encoding SWIM zinc finger family protein has product MQPNYALDDAEWDKLISDAAYYFDDLTLKRGFQYYKQNRVQTFSISEPRKMRAMVEGRENYGVYINLDNFPGSYCDCPVDGPCKHIAAVLMYYADAQKRSVASLANAKAVISRPKAAAASAAVPAGTGSRSALVKKLGGLIPGGTVAQWREYLQLLTAPLAHTVRNPQYADRALAAIAEARPELSPAAGLLFKLHAHLFILENLLKPAMPAAAAPVLGYSLGYYTAVAVSELQAAVTRLMNTTLPLAEEPGEWQRVMDTLSYLRQEMLTEARDRSRDQPYFSACYELLWRKWIAPNTDGAVLYSEELDALRQAGQELGAAHSPQSLLLAESRMYYLLSDDRAAWELLRKTAQRSGIYPDELMSFLVPLAEAGHWSRLTSWLAEIGPLLTSRLYNLSDYAGYWKEAVRRLPETEPLMWDTLSGMLPISREIYEDLLLDYGKWQDWMDYQLSSGKAPSDFRVSDLQPLEKNAPELLLPFYHQAVERFVVEKNRHSYKAAVKLMKRLAKLYKKLKREERWEEFLEVFTSRNSRLRALQEELRKGKLIP; this is encoded by the coding sequence ATGCAGCCAAACTATGCCCTGGATGATGCCGAATGGGACAAGCTCATTTCGGATGCGGCCTATTATTTCGATGATTTAACCCTGAAGCGGGGATTTCAATATTATAAGCAGAACCGGGTACAGACATTCTCCATCAGTGAACCCCGGAAAATGAGGGCAATGGTTGAAGGCCGGGAGAACTATGGCGTCTATATCAACCTGGACAATTTCCCCGGAAGTTATTGCGACTGTCCGGTGGACGGCCCCTGCAAGCATATAGCAGCGGTACTCATGTATTATGCTGATGCGCAAAAGCGGTCCGTAGCTTCCCTGGCAAATGCCAAGGCGGTCATCAGCCGTCCCAAAGCAGCCGCTGCCAGCGCCGCGGTTCCGGCAGGAACCGGGAGCCGCAGCGCCTTGGTGAAGAAGCTCGGCGGACTCATTCCCGGAGGGACAGTGGCCCAGTGGCGCGAATATCTTCAGCTGCTCACCGCTCCGCTCGCGCATACGGTGCGGAACCCCCAGTATGCCGACAGGGCACTGGCCGCCATTGCCGAGGCGAGGCCGGAGCTCTCTCCTGCTGCCGGACTGCTGTTCAAGCTGCATGCCCATCTCTTCATCCTGGAGAACCTGCTGAAGCCTGCCATGCCCGCAGCAGCAGCCCCCGTCCTAGGCTATTCGCTCGGCTATTATACCGCCGTGGCCGTCTCTGAGCTGCAGGCCGCTGTAACCCGCCTGATGAATACTACGCTGCCGCTGGCGGAGGAACCCGGAGAGTGGCAGCGGGTAATGGATACCTTATCCTATTTGCGGCAGGAGATGCTGACGGAAGCGCGTGACCGCTCGCGCGATCAGCCGTATTTCTCCGCCTGCTATGAACTGCTCTGGAGAAAATGGATTGCTCCAAACACGGACGGAGCGGTCCTCTATTCGGAAGAGCTGGATGCCCTGCGCCAGGCCGGACAGGAACTCGGAGCTGCGCACTCGCCCCAATCGCTGCTGCTGGCTGAGAGCCGGATGTATTACCTGCTCAGCGATGACCGGGCGGCGTGGGAGCTGCTCCGCAAGACAGCGCAGCGGTCCGGCATTTATCCGGATGAGCTGATGAGCTTCCTTGTCCCGCTCGCCGAAGCCGGGCACTGGTCACGCCTAACATCATGGCTTGCTGAAATCGGCCCCCTGCTGACCAGCCGGTTGTACAACCTCAGCGATTATGCCGGGTACTGGAAAGAAGCGGTCCGGCGTTTACCGGAGACAGAACCGCTGATGTGGGACACGCTGTCCGGCATGCTGCCGATATCCCGGGAGATTTACGAAGACCTGCTGCTCGACTATGGCAAATGGCAGGACTGGATGGATTATCAGTTATCCTCCGGCAAAGCCCCTTCCGATTTCCGTGTCAGCGATCTCCAGCCGCTGGAGAAAAATGCGCCGGAGCTGCTGCTGCCCTTCTATCACCAGGCCGTAGAACGATTTGTGGTTGAGAAAAACCGGCATAGCTATAAAGCGGCCGTCAAACTGATGAAGCGGTTAGCCAAGCTGTATAAGAAGCTTAAACGCGAGGAGCGCTGGGAGGAATTCTTAGAAGTCTTCACCTCCCGGAACAGCAGGCTGCGTGCCCTGCAGGAAGAGCTGCGGAAAGGAAAGCTGATCCCATGA
- a CDS encoding helix-turn-helix domain-containing protein, producing the protein MLRFKLKYLLNNKQNRLILILTLSVSLCITIIGLFSYREYRQALDTELNTPNVELLQINLDVTNRAFREADNKAVDLSFNPEILAYISTDAEHAGIAAAEPQNVLNTLVAEPDIHSISVIKFQDHSVVSSGYGYRASWEDAPEHAWSEWLEEIKEKPLLIKRRLYTGTDTRLTNTELLSLARPIVQNGEVTGAVLIDLDYDTLFSKMYTHLSSYQFVYNLEGDLIYPKLNLPFPLEEMKDVLSEIDVSPFAHVQIEGQAYMANQAFSNVTGWRLVSLVPMKQLLKNVTTARNMMLMLSLISITVGCSAIYYYNFAAFRPLKRISKLLSPEEKGTGHGNLYDLEPVIGKLVGDFQSKSLVAEWSLPELRSKFLSDLITRSIGKQETETKWEHYFAGWEPGPFESLIISIDRHSHWVTAYTEEDQQLLKYAMNNIVVEFFEPSWRTVTTAPRKDCVALLLQSKGGSGSQNLHEEALKMADIIAEVLQISVSIGVGTEAPVIAQVARSYAEAEMALSYRLYEGYGRVRDYSGLEGRLDEGSGAADDAWKQEVLHALRISDAATGRQWVHRWSAELRKKEVQPQKVIRVLNDLLEEIINIAASGGYTLPAELADYTWYQVTTLDLNDIEEMLCSIVDQMSSAFEVHRQSKEYLLVQNLIEFMATHLQENIGLQDIAAHVNMGVSSVSTIFKEETGTTLYDYLTNLRMDKACELLQGSSLKVSEIAQLVGYQNENSFIRVFRKSKSITPGKFRENSKSSNQYADLPKPHGSGVSEDSE; encoded by the coding sequence ATGTTGCGATTTAAACTGAAATACCTGCTTAACAATAAACAGAACCGTCTGATTCTGATACTGACATTAAGTGTTTCACTATGCATCACGATCATTGGCCTTTTCTCCTACAGAGAGTACCGGCAGGCGCTGGATACTGAACTGAATACACCGAATGTTGAATTGCTGCAGATCAATCTGGATGTGACGAACCGGGCATTCCGGGAAGCGGATAACAAAGCGGTCGATTTATCGTTTAACCCGGAGATCCTGGCTTATATTTCTACAGATGCCGAGCATGCCGGGATTGCCGCAGCGGAGCCGCAAAATGTGCTGAATACGCTGGTGGCGGAACCCGATATCCATTCGATCAGTGTGATTAAGTTTCAGGATCATTCCGTTGTTTCAAGCGGATATGGCTACAGAGCCTCCTGGGAGGATGCGCCGGAGCATGCCTGGAGCGAATGGCTGGAGGAAATTAAGGAGAAGCCGCTCCTGATCAAAAGAAGGCTCTACACCGGTACGGATACGCGGCTGACCAATACCGAGCTCCTCTCGCTCGCCCGGCCGATTGTCCAGAACGGGGAGGTTACCGGAGCAGTACTGATCGATCTTGACTACGATACGCTGTTCTCCAAGATGTACACCCATCTGTCCAGTTATCAGTTTGTGTACAACCTGGAGGGAGATTTGATCTATCCGAAGCTCAATCTGCCTTTCCCGCTGGAGGAAATGAAGGATGTCCTGTCCGAAATCGATGTAAGCCCGTTTGCCCATGTCCAAATTGAAGGGCAGGCTTATATGGCCAATCAGGCCTTCTCCAATGTCACCGGCTGGCGGCTGGTTTCGCTGGTTCCGATGAAGCAGCTGCTGAAGAACGTAACCACAGCACGCAATATGATGCTGATGCTGTCGCTGATCTCGATCACGGTCGGGTGCTCGGCGATTTATTATTACAATTTTGCCGCCTTCCGGCCGCTTAAACGGATCAGCAAGCTGCTCAGCCCTGAGGAAAAGGGGACAGGCCACGGCAATCTCTATGATCTGGAACCGGTAATCGGCAAGCTGGTCGGGGATTTCCAGAGTAAATCACTGGTCGCGGAGTGGAGTCTCCCTGAGCTGCGCTCCAAATTCCTCAGCGACCTGATTACCCGGAGTATCGGCAAGCAGGAAACGGAAACCAAGTGGGAGCATTATTTTGCCGGCTGGGAACCCGGCCCCTTTGAAAGTCTGATCATTTCCATCGACCGTCATTCACATTGGGTGACAGCTTATACCGAAGAGGATCAGCAGCTGCTTAAATATGCGATGAATAACATTGTAGTTGAGTTTTTCGAGCCTTCCTGGCGGACTGTTACGACGGCACCCCGGAAGGACTGTGTGGCCCTGCTGCTGCAGTCCAAAGGCGGGAGCGGCAGTCAGAATCTGCATGAAGAAGCGCTGAAAATGGCTGATATTATAGCCGAGGTACTCCAAATATCTGTATCCATAGGGGTCGGTACTGAGGCCCCGGTGATTGCGCAGGTAGCCCGGTCCTATGCGGAAGCTGAAATGGCGTTGTCCTACCGGCTGTATGAAGGATATGGCCGTGTCCGCGACTATTCCGGGCTGGAGGGCAGGCTTGATGAGGGCAGCGGAGCAGCTGATGATGCCTGGAAGCAGGAAGTGCTGCATGCACTGAGAATTTCCGATGCTGCTACAGGCCGGCAGTGGGTGCATAGATGGTCGGCCGAACTGCGCAAAAAAGAAGTACAGCCGCAGAAGGTTATCCGCGTTTTGAATGATCTGCTGGAGGAAATCATCAACATTGCCGCATCCGGAGGGTACACGCTACCGGCGGAGCTGGCGGATTATACCTGGTATCAGGTTACGACTCTTGATCTTAACGATATAGAAGAGATGCTGTGCAGTATTGTTGACCAGATGTCGAGTGCCTTTGAAGTGCACCGGCAGTCCAAGGAATATTTGCTGGTGCAGAATTTGATTGAATTTATGGCGACTCATTTGCAGGAGAATATCGGGCTTCAGGATATCGCCGCCCATGTGAATATGGGTGTGTCCTCGGTAAGCACAATCTTCAAGGAAGAGACCGGGACGACCCTTTATGACTATTTGACCAACCTGAGAATGGACAAAGCCTGCGAGCTTCTGCAGGGCAGCAGCCTCAAAGTATCCGAGATTGCCCAGCTTGTCGGCTACCAGAACGAGAACAGCTTCATCCGTGTCTTCCGTAAGAGCAAATCGATAACACCGGGCAAGTTCCGGGAGAACAGCAAATCTTCCAATCAGTATGCAGATCTGCCAAAACCGCATGGTTCCGGCGTTTCTGAGGATTCGGAATAA
- a CDS encoding tripartite tricarboxylate transporter substrate binding protein has product MNGYNSSGGTSGDFPKKPITLIVPYAAGGGTDTTARALAKATEKVLGQPVIVLNRTGGGGSVGLMEGANAKADGYTVTFLPAELTILPHLGLLPITYEKFKPIAQTNFDPSAITVRAEAPWQTVNEFLDFAKAHPGELKMGNAGTGSIWHLAAVTLERETGVKFAHIPFEGAGPAVSALMDGFVDAVPVSPAEVKKYVDEGKLRTLAVNADKRSEALPDVPTLEEQTGIHVNFTSTWRGLAVPKDTPDAIADLLAQAFIKGTEDRTFREAMTMNGLGLLVTDGKAFSRQLKESDDLFSKMIPELGLSRN; this is encoded by the coding sequence ATGAACGGATATAACAGCAGCGGGGGCACAAGTGGCGATTTCCCCAAGAAACCGATCACATTAATCGTGCCATATGCCGCCGGCGGAGGAACGGATACTACAGCAAGGGCTTTAGCCAAAGCTACGGAGAAAGTTCTGGGCCAGCCGGTCATTGTACTTAACCGGACAGGAGGCGGAGGTTCCGTCGGACTCATGGAGGGTGCAAATGCCAAGGCTGACGGTTATACGGTTACGTTTCTGCCGGCTGAACTAACGATTCTGCCGCATTTGGGACTATTGCCGATTACTTATGAGAAGTTTAAACCCATCGCTCAAACGAATTTTGATCCTTCCGCCATTACCGTAAGAGCCGAAGCGCCGTGGCAAACCGTAAATGAATTTCTCGACTTTGCGAAAGCGCATCCAGGTGAATTGAAAATGGGAAACGCAGGAACGGGGAGCATTTGGCATTTAGCCGCCGTAACATTGGAACGGGAAACAGGTGTGAAGTTTGCACATATTCCTTTTGAAGGTGCGGGGCCTGCCGTCTCTGCCTTGATGGACGGTTTTGTCGATGCGGTACCGGTAAGTCCTGCCGAGGTGAAGAAATACGTGGATGAAGGAAAGCTGCGGACGCTGGCCGTTAATGCCGACAAACGCTCGGAAGCGCTGCCGGACGTGCCTACGCTGGAGGAACAGACCGGAATACATGTGAACTTCACCAGTACATGGAGAGGGCTTGCTGTACCAAAGGATACACCGGATGCCATTGCGGATCTGCTGGCACAGGCCTTTATTAAGGGAACGGAAGACAGAACCTTCCGCGAAGCTATGACAATGAACGGGCTTGGACTGCTGGTTACGGACGGTAAGGCGTTCTCGCGGCAGCTCAAGGAAAGTGATGATTTATTCTCCAAAATGATTCCGGAGCTGGGACTAAGCCGTAACTGA
- the kdgT gene encoding 2-keto-3-deoxygluconate transporter, with the protein MKIKKTLDRIPGGMMLVPLFLGAIIHTAFPNAGEYFGGFTKGLMTGTVPILAVWFFCMGAAIDVRATGTVLRKSGTLVLTKIAVAWVVALIAVQFLPEGGVQTGFFAGLSVLAIISAMDMTNGGLYASIMQQYGTKEESGAFVLMSLESGPLVTMLILGSTGVAVFEPHVFVGAVLPFLVGFLLGNLDHDLRAYFGKATQTLIPFFGFALGSSIDLGVIVDTGLLGILLGLVVIIITGVPLILADKFIGRGNGTAGLAASSTAGAAVANPMLVANMKPEFLPAAETATALVAASVIVTSILVPIITAYYSGYMKKKNPPVADGPSDLTAQKAAI; encoded by the coding sequence ATGAAAATTAAAAAGACACTCGACAGAATTCCCGGCGGAATGATGCTGGTGCCGCTGTTCCTTGGAGCCATTATTCACACGGCTTTCCCGAACGCGGGCGAATATTTTGGCGGCTTCACGAAAGGCCTTATGACAGGTACGGTGCCGATTCTGGCCGTCTGGTTCTTCTGTATGGGCGCCGCGATTGACGTACGGGCAACAGGAACTGTACTGCGCAAATCCGGTACGCTGGTGCTGACCAAAATCGCTGTAGCTTGGGTTGTTGCCCTGATTGCTGTCCAGTTCCTGCCTGAGGGCGGTGTGCAGACCGGATTCTTCGCCGGCTTATCGGTACTGGCAATTATCTCTGCAATGGATATGACCAACGGCGGCTTGTATGCCTCCATTATGCAGCAGTATGGTACCAAAGAAGAGTCCGGTGCCTTCGTACTGATGTCGCTTGAATCCGGCCCGCTTGTTACCATGCTGATTCTGGGCAGTACCGGTGTAGCCGTATTTGAACCCCATGTGTTCGTGGGCGCAGTGCTTCCGTTCCTGGTTGGTTTTCTGCTGGGTAACCTTGATCATGACCTTCGTGCCTATTTCGGCAAAGCAACACAGACACTCATTCCGTTCTTCGGTTTCGCACTGGGCAGCTCAATTGACCTTGGTGTCATTGTAGATACAGGTCTGCTGGGCATTCTGCTAGGCCTTGTAGTAATCATTATTACTGGTGTACCGCTGATTCTTGCTGACAAGTTCATTGGCCGCGGTAATGGTACCGCCGGACTCGCTGCTTCCAGTACCGCAGGTGCGGCTGTAGCCAACCCGATGCTGGTAGCAAATATGAAGCCGGAATTCCTGCCCGCAGCAGAAACTGCAACCGCGCTGGTAGCCGCTTCCGTAATCGTGACTTCGATCCTTGTTCCAATCATTACGGCCTACTATTCCGGCTATATGAAGAAGAAAAATCCTCCGGTAGCTGATGGCCCTTCTGATCTGACGGCTCAAAAGGCAGCAATATAA
- a CDS encoding bifunctional transcriptional activator/DNA repair enzyme AdaA, whose translation MDQITFERIYDSVVKREPTYDGVYYTAVLTTRIVCRPSCRARTPKAGNVQFYTSLEEATRAGFRPCKRCRPEEGGVLRPDAVLAAQADAIMEAQLAEKLTLPMLAEQLKVSPFHLQRTYTRVTGQSPAVKLDQLRIAKACGLLATTDLPVAEIGRAVGFQGASHFAAWFARKNGGPPTDYRNQYKGGTSHEEQQE comes from the coding sequence ATGGACCAGATAACATTTGAGCGCATCTATGATTCGGTAGTAAAACGTGAACCGACTTATGACGGGGTCTATTATACAGCGGTGCTTACAACCCGTATTGTCTGCCGCCCGTCCTGCCGGGCCAGAACGCCTAAGGCCGGAAATGTACAGTTTTATACGTCTTTAGAGGAGGCGACCCGTGCCGGCTTCCGCCCTTGTAAACGATGCCGCCCGGAGGAAGGCGGCGTGCTCCGGCCTGACGCGGTGCTTGCCGCCCAGGCGGACGCCATTATGGAGGCACAGCTTGCAGAGAAGCTTACGCTGCCGATGCTGGCTGAGCAGCTGAAGGTCAGCCCGTTTCACCTGCAACGGACCTATACTCGTGTAACCGGGCAGTCTCCAGCCGTGAAGCTGGATCAGCTGCGGATAGCGAAGGCCTGCGGGCTGCTGGCAACTACGGATTTGCCGGTTGCTGAAATCGGTCGGGCGGTCGGCTTTCAGGGCGCATCCCATTTCGCCGCCTGGTTTGCCCGCAAGAACGGCGGGCCGCCGACAGACTACCGTAATCAATACAAGGGAGGGACTTCTCATGAAGAACAACAGGAATAG